From the Roseateles sp. XES5 genome, one window contains:
- the folK gene encoding 2-amino-4-hydroxy-6-hydroxymethyldihydropteridine diphosphokinase, with translation MPSEPFRRATLGLGGNIGDPVRSMADALQALDARMDCRVLAVSRLYRTPPWGKTDQDWFFNACALIETTLAPEALLDTCLGIEREMKRERKERWGPRTIDIDVLTYEGVEQAGGRLELPHPRMTGRGFVLMPLADVAPDMDVEGRTVEDWLGDADIAGIEPAGAGSDWWQVT, from the coding sequence ATGCCGTCTGAGCCTTTTCGCCGGGCGACGCTCGGTCTTGGCGGCAATATCGGCGATCCCGTGCGCTCCATGGCCGATGCCTTGCAGGCGCTCGACGCGAGGATGGACTGCCGGGTTCTTGCCGTGTCGCGGCTCTACCGCACGCCGCCATGGGGCAAGACGGATCAGGACTGGTTCTTCAATGCCTGTGCCTTGATCGAGACCACGCTTGCCCCCGAAGCGCTGCTCGATACCTGTCTCGGCATCGAGCGTGAGATGAAGCGCGAGCGCAAGGAGCGCTGGGGGCCGCGCACCATCGATATCGACGTTCTGACCTATGAGGGTGTGGAGCAGGCCGGCGGCCGGCTGGAACTGCCGCATCCGCGCATGACGGGCCGCGGTTTCGTGCTGATGCCGCTTGCCGATGTGGCGCCTGACATGGACGTAGAGGGACGCACCGTCGAGGACTGGCTCGGCGATGCGGACATTGCGGGCATCGAGCCGGCAGGCGCCGGCTCTGACTGGTGGCAGGTTACTTGA
- a CDS encoding YcjF family protein has product MNDRPRKPAAFSLPDDAAAKDPARSTPRAPAAFDEAVRLTPDAEDPFIATTADLPDLVPAVAAPRPRRLTLGRIAFGALGLLLSLAVGLWVDALIRDLFSRNDWLGYLAIAAAAIAAAALLGVVLRELVGLRRLAAVQDLKQDVTEAASSPTPSVGRATVARLVHLLAARPQTARGRARLAETEGEIIDAAHLIDLAERELMAPLDREARALILGSAKRVSIVTAVSPRALVDLGYVVYESSRLVRAMAELYGGRPGKIGMVRLMRDVIAHLAVTGSIAMGDSLVQQVLGHGLASKLSARLGEGVINGLMTARIGIAAMDLCRPMPFRALKRPGIGDFIGDLTPGSAGGRRDEA; this is encoded by the coding sequence ATGAACGACCGCCCGCGCAAGCCCGCCGCCTTCTCCCTGCCGGACGACGCCGCCGCGAAGGACCCCGCGCGCAGCACGCCCCGCGCGCCCGCCGCCTTCGACGAGGCCGTGCGGCTGACGCCGGATGCGGAAGACCCGTTCATCGCCACCACCGCCGACCTGCCGGATCTCGTTCCGGCCGTCGCGGCGCCCCGCCCGCGCCGCCTTACGCTCGGCCGCATCGCCTTCGGCGCACTCGGCCTTCTCCTCTCGCTCGCCGTCGGCCTGTGGGTCGATGCGCTGATCCGCGATCTCTTCAGCCGCAACGACTGGCTCGGTTATCTCGCGATTGCCGCCGCCGCCATCGCCGCGGCAGCCCTTCTCGGCGTCGTGTTGCGCGAACTCGTCGGCCTGCGCCGTCTCGCCGCCGTGCAGGACCTCAAGCAGGATGTCACCGAGGCCGCATCGTCGCCGACCCCTTCGGTCGGTCGCGCCACCGTCGCCCGCCTCGTGCACCTCCTTGCCGCCCGCCCGCAGACGGCCCGCGGCCGGGCGCGGCTCGCCGAAACGGAGGGCGAGATCATCGACGCCGCCCATCTCATCGATCTCGCCGAACGGGAACTGATGGCGCCGCTCGACCGCGAGGCACGCGCGCTGATCCTCGGTTCCGCCAAGCGGGTCTCGATTGTCACGGCCGTCAGCCCGCGCGCCCTGGTCGATCTCGGCTATGTCGTCTACGAGAGCAGCCGGCTGGTGCGCGCCATGGCCGAGCTCTACGGCGGGCGGCCCGGCAAGATCGGCATGGTGCGGCTGATGCGCGATGTCATCGCCCACCTCGCCGTCACCGGCTCCATCGCCATGGGCGACAGCCTCGTGCAGCAGGTGCTCGGCCATGGCCTCGCCTCGAAACTCTCCGCCCGGCTCGGCGAAGGCGTCATCAACGGACTGATGACGGCGCGAATCGGCATCGCCGCCATGGATCTGTGCCGTCCGATGCCCTTCCGCGCGCTCAAGCGCCCCGGCATCGGCGATTTCATCGGCGACCTGACGCCGGGCAGCGCAGGCGGCCGCCGCGACGAGGCGTGA
- a CDS encoding YcjX family protein has translation MPPSLTTFTDEALLALDALTGRATNLVNPSIRLGVTGLSRAGKTVFISSLVHNLLNGGRLPLFEAGRSGRVSKIRLEPQPDDAVPRFQYEDHIRALVADRVWPDSTRAISQLRITLDYESASGWGRLFSPGKLSIDIVDYPGEWLLDLPLLAQDFRTFSENTVTLAQNGIRAELARDWLALSNTVDPSAHAEEATARSLAEAFTAYLKACKSDERSLSTLPPGRFLMPGDLEGSPALTFAPLPNLATGAPAKGSLQAMMERRYEAYKTHVVRPFFREHFARLDRQIVLIDALQAINRGAEAVHDLERALGDVLDCFRAGTNSFLSSFVTRRIDRIVIAATKADHLHHESHPRLEAITRRLVERAVERIGMSGAGIEVMALASVRATREATVKHGGEDLPVIVGVPMAGETINGETFDGERKTAIFPGDLPKDPDSLFEALESHSEGDAPPLLNFVRFRPPHIEETGGGLKLSVPHIRLDRALQYLIGDRLA, from the coding sequence TTGCCGCCTAGCCTGACCACTTTCACCGACGAAGCCCTGCTCGCGCTCGACGCGCTGACCGGCCGCGCCACCAATCTCGTCAATCCGTCGATCCGCCTCGGCGTGACGGGCCTTTCGCGCGCCGGCAAGACGGTCTTCATCTCCTCCCTGGTGCACAATCTCCTGAACGGCGGCCGCCTGCCGCTGTTCGAGGCGGGCCGCTCCGGCCGCGTCTCGAAGATCCGTCTGGAGCCGCAGCCGGACGACGCCGTTCCGCGCTTCCAGTACGAGGACCATATCCGCGCGCTCGTCGCCGACCGTGTCTGGCCGGATTCGACGCGCGCCATCTCGCAGTTGCGCATCACGCTCGACTATGAAAGCGCTTCCGGCTGGGGCCGCCTGTTCTCGCCGGGAAAACTCTCTATCGACATCGTCGACTATCCCGGCGAATGGCTGCTCGATCTGCCGCTCCTGGCGCAGGATTTCCGCACCTTCAGCGAAAACACCGTCACGCTGGCGCAGAACGGCATCCGCGCCGAGCTTGCCCGCGACTGGCTGGCCCTTTCCAACACCGTCGATCCCTCGGCCCATGCGGAGGAAGCGACCGCCCGGTCGCTCGCCGAAGCCTTCACCGCCTATCTGAAGGCATGCAAGTCCGACGAGCGCTCGCTTTCCACCCTGCCGCCCGGCCGGTTCCTGATGCCGGGTGATCTCGAAGGTTCGCCCGCGCTCACCTTCGCGCCGCTGCCGAACCTTGCCACCGGCGCGCCGGCCAAGGGCTCGCTGCAGGCCATGATGGAGCGCCGCTACGAGGCCTACAAGACCCACGTGGTGCGCCCCTTCTTCCGCGAGCACTTCGCCCGGCTCGACCGGCAGATCGTGCTCATCGACGCGCTGCAGGCGATCAATCGCGGCGCGGAGGCCGTGCACGATCTCGAACGCGCCCTCGGCGATGTGCTCGACTGCTTCCGCGCCGGCACGAACAGCTTCCTGTCCTCCTTCGTCACGCGCCGTATCGACCGCATCGTCATCGCCGCCACCAAGGCCGACCACCTGCATCACGAAAGCCACCCGCGGCTGGAGGCCATCACGCGCCGGCTGGTCGAACGCGCCGTCGAGCGCATCGGCATGAGCGGCGCCGGCATCGAGGTCATGGCGCTCGCCTCCGTGCGCGCCACCCGCGAGGCGACCGTCAAGCATGGCGGCGAGGACCTGCCTGTCATCGTCGGCGTGCCGATGGCGGGCGAGACGATCAATGGCGAGACCTTCGACGGCGAACGGAAAACAGCCATATTTCCCGGTGACTTGCCGAAGGATCCGGATTCACTTTTCGAGGCGCTTGAATCACATTCTGAGGGTGACGCCCCGCCGCTGCTGAACTTCGTGCGCTTCCGCCCGCCGCATATCGAGGAGACCGGCGGCGGCCTGAAACTTTCCGTGCCGCACATCAGACTGGACCGCGCGCTGCAATATCTCATCGGAGACCGGCTCGCATGA
- a CDS encoding histidine phosphatase family protein: protein MASFGTPAFRLYLLRHARAAWAQPGQSDFDRTLDDDGFAEAEVVAEEAADQGYKPALIIASTAMRCRQTAEPFHRTVSEELSIDYVDSLYSGTVDTYAELAFAERQETSVMIVGHNPMIEEFLHRLVGKEIAGAAAPFGYPTAGLAILDFDTRPTAEDYGGACLAGFMTPRPAR, encoded by the coding sequence TTGGCATCTTTCGGCACGCCGGCCTTCCGGCTCTATCTCCTTCGCCACGCCCGCGCCGCCTGGGCGCAGCCCGGCCAGTCGGATTTCGACCGCACGCTCGACGACGACGGTTTTGCCGAGGCCGAAGTGGTCGCCGAGGAAGCGGCCGACCAAGGCTACAAGCCGGCCCTCATCATCGCCTCCACGGCCATGCGCTGCCGGCAGACGGCCGAACCCTTCCACCGTACGGTGAGCGAGGAACTGTCGATCGACTATGTCGATTCGCTCTATTCCGGCACGGTCGACACCTATGCCGAACTCGCCTTCGCGGAGCGGCAGGAAACCTCGGTGATGATCGTCGGCCACAACCCGATGATCGAGGAATTCCTGCACCGCCTCGTCGGCAAGGAGATCGCGGGGGCGGCCGCCCCCTTCGGGTATCCGACGGCGGGGCTCGCCATCCTCGATTTCGACACGCGCCCGACGGCCGAGGATTACGGCGGCGCTTGCCTTGCCGGCTTCATGACGCCGCGCCCGGCGCGGTGA
- a CDS encoding bifunctional diguanylate cyclase/phosphodiesterase: MFSQIRAILSIEADNEALVEAQLAAFTKQVPLLYFMLVTNTVALTVTHFNAAPALLTLYIPGALYVVSLVRLVHWWFSRHKRYAREEAVERLRSTHRLTALLGAGFCAWALSIFPYGDAYQQSHVAFYIANTVIGCIFCLMHLRAAALTLTGIVLGPFTVFFATSGNPVFTALALNVALVTVAMVFILLTYYRDFRALIQSQTELTERQAETQRLSDENHRLANLDSLTNLPNRRQFRAELERRIGEAEAKGTGLALGLIDLDGFKPVNDTFGHSTGDKLLVEVGERLSAFADRGLFPARLGGDEFGLVFEGSVSAERLHALGDDICAALQEPYLLSGQTARVSGSLGIAILGEAGATADRLFDRADFALYLAKQNFRGTTVVFSAEHEAEINEQGRVEQALRAADLEQEMYLVFQPMVDADTNGISAYEALARWESPTLGPVSPGVFIRAAERAGIIGPLTEVLLRKALAAATTWPDHIRLSINLSTRDITSNKTVDALLEIIAQSGVAPERLDIEVTETAVLRNFTLAAENLKRFTERGVGIALDDFGTGHSSLSYVHKLPLSKIKIDRGFIVDIATNDLSRSIVKTIVDLSRNIGCVCVVEGMETAEQVATLRSLGCRIMQGYYFARPQKLEDTLAYQATSDTIVNPVLRKTG, translated from the coding sequence ATGTTCAGCCAGATCAGGGCTATTCTTTCCATCGAAGCCGACAACGAAGCACTCGTCGAAGCGCAGCTTGCCGCCTTCACCAAGCAGGTGCCGCTGCTCTACTTCATGCTGGTCACGAACACGGTCGCCCTGACGGTCACGCATTTCAACGCCGCCCCCGCCCTTCTCACGCTTTATATTCCCGGCGCGCTCTATGTCGTGAGCCTGGTCCGCCTCGTGCACTGGTGGTTCAGCCGCCATAAGCGCTATGCGCGGGAGGAAGCCGTGGAGCGGTTGCGGTCCACGCATCGGCTGACGGCACTGCTCGGCGCGGGCTTCTGCGCCTGGGCGCTCAGCATCTTCCCCTATGGCGACGCCTACCAGCAGTCCCATGTCGCCTTCTATATCGCCAATACGGTGATCGGCTGCATCTTCTGCCTGATGCATCTGCGTGCCGCCGCGCTCACCCTGACGGGCATCGTGCTCGGCCCCTTCACGGTCTTCTTCGCCACGTCGGGCAATCCGGTCTTCACGGCGCTGGCCCTCAATGTCGCGCTCGTCACCGTCGCCATGGTCTTCATTCTCCTGACCTACTACCGCGACTTCCGCGCCCTCATCCAATCCCAGACGGAACTGACGGAGCGGCAGGCGGAAACGCAGCGGCTGAGCGACGAGAACCACCGGCTCGCCAATCTCGACAGCCTGACCAACCTGCCGAACCGCCGCCAGTTCCGCGCCGAACTGGAGCGGCGGATCGGCGAAGCGGAGGCGAAGGGAACCGGCCTCGCCCTCGGCCTGATCGATCTCGACGGCTTCAAGCCGGTCAACGACACCTTCGGCCACAGCACCGGCGACAAGCTGCTCGTGGAGGTCGGCGAGCGGCTTTCGGCCTTCGCGGATCGCGGCCTGTTCCCGGCTCGCCTCGGTGGCGACGAATTCGGCCTCGTCTTCGAGGGATCCGTCTCCGCGGAGCGCCTGCACGCCCTCGGCGACGATATCTGCGCCGCACTTCAGGAGCCCTACCTCCTCAGTGGCCAGACGGCCCGCGTCTCCGGCTCGCTCGGCATCGCCATTCTCGGCGAGGCCGGCGCCACGGCCGACCGCCTCTTCGACCGCGCCGACTTCGCGCTTTATCTCGCCAAGCAGAATTTTCGCGGCACGACCGTCGTCTTCTCCGCCGAGCACGAGGCCGAGATCAACGAGCAGGGGCGCGTCGAGCAGGCGCTGCGCGCCGCCGACCTGGAACAGGAAATGTATCTCGTCTTCCAGCCGATGGTCGACGCCGACACCAACGGCATTTCCGCCTATGAGGCGCTTGCCCGCTGGGAGAGCCCCACGCTCGGTCCCGTGTCGCCCGGCGTCTTCATCCGCGCCGCCGAACGCGCCGGCATCATCGGCCCCCTCACGGAGGTCCTGCTGCGCAAGGCGCTTGCGGCCGCGACGACCTGGCCGGATCATATCCGCCTCTCCATCAATCTTTCGACGCGGGACATCACGTCCAACAAGACCGTCGACGCGCTGCTGGAGATCATCGCGCAAAGCGGCGTCGCCCCGGAACGGCTGGACATCGAAGTGACGGAAACGGCGGTCCTGCGCAACTTCACGCTCGCCGCGGAAAACCTCAAGCGCTTTACCGAGCGCGGCGTCGGCATCGCGCTCGACGATTTCGGCACGGGCCATTCCAGCCTCAGCTACGTGCACAAGCTGCCGCTCAGCAAGATCAAGATCGATCGCGGCTTCATCGTCGACATCGCCACGAACGATCTCAGCCGCAGCATCGTCAAGACCATCGTGGACCTGTCGCGCAACATCGGCTGCGTCTGCGTGGTCGAGGGCATGGAAACGGCGGAGCAGGTAGCGACGCTGAGAAGCCTTGGCTGCCGCATCATGCAGGGCTACTACTTCGCCCGCCCGCAGAAGCTGGAAGACACCCTCGCCTATCAGGCGACGTCCGACACGATCGTGAACCCGGTGCTTCGCAAAACCGGTTGA
- the dksA gene encoding RNA polymerase-binding protein DksA — MSEKIDLSNFVLDEGEEFMNVNQRAYFRAKLNAWKNDILREARETLDHLAEESANHPDLADRASSETDRAIELRARDRQRKLISKIDAALQRLDEGTYGYCEETGEPIGLKRLDARPIATLSIEAQERHERREKVYRDE; from the coding sequence TTGAGTGAGAAGATCGATCTTAGCAATTTCGTCCTCGATGAGGGCGAAGAATTCATGAATGTAAACCAGCGGGCTTACTTTCGAGCGAAGCTGAACGCCTGGAAAAATGACATCCTGCGCGAAGCGCGCGAAACCCTCGATCATCTGGCGGAAGAAAGCGCCAATCACCCGGACCTTGCGGACCGGGCGTCCTCCGAAACCGACCGTGCCATCGAACTTCGCGCTCGCGACCGCCAGCGCAAGTTGATCTCCAAGATCGATGCGGCGCTCCAGCGCCTCGACGAAGGCACCTACGGCTATTGCGAGGAAACCGGCGAACCGATCGGCCTCAAGCGTCTCGACGCTCGTCCGATTGCAACGCTGTCGATCGAGGCGCAGGAGCGCCATGAGCGTCGGGAAAAGGTGTATCGCGACGAGTAA
- a CDS encoding phosphotransferase enzyme family protein: MAGEKDEECLSGGNVAASVTRVGKTVRKPATVASPAIHAFLGHLRAAGVSEAPASLGVDAEGLHVYDYVPGTVAEHLPAMSESELCRLGGIVRRLHDAAETFQPPPDAVWNVAIAPDGEEIVCHHDLAPWNLVRDGARWVFIDWDGAGPGSRLWDLAYALRAFVPLEAGGDPQRDASRLRAMTDGYGLAGDARLRLAALLAPRAEAMATLLREGARTGAEPWARLHAEGHTDYWQAACDYIRAHDNVWRAALHP; encoded by the coding sequence ATGGCGGGCGAGAAGGATGAGGAATGCCTTTCGGGTGGCAATGTCGCGGCGTCGGTGACGCGCGTCGGCAAGACCGTGCGCAAACCCGCGACCGTCGCCTCTCCTGCCATTCATGCTTTCCTCGGCCATCTTCGCGCCGCGGGCGTTTCGGAAGCGCCGGCATCCCTCGGTGTCGATGCCGAAGGACTTCATGTCTATGACTATGTGCCGGGCACGGTCGCCGAGCATCTGCCTGCGATGTCGGAGAGCGAGCTTTGCCGTCTCGGCGGTATCGTGCGCAGGCTGCACGATGCGGCGGAGACCTTTCAGCCGCCACCGGATGCGGTCTGGAATGTCGCCATTGCGCCCGATGGCGAAGAAATCGTCTGTCATCACGATCTTGCGCCATGGAACCTCGTGCGCGACGGCGCGCGCTGGGTTTTTATCGATTGGGACGGGGCGGGGCCGGGATCGCGCCTCTGGGATCTCGCCTATGCATTGCGGGCCTTCGTGCCGTTGGAGGCGGGCGGCGATCCGCAGCGGGACGCGTCACGCCTGCGCGCCATGACCGACGGGTACGGCCTTGCCGGCGACGCGCGACTTCGGCTGGCGGCGCTGCTGGCGCCACGGGCCGAGGCGATGGCGACCCTGCTGCGCGAAGGCGCACGGACCGGCGCCGAGCCATGGGCGCGGCTTCATGCCGAGGGACATACGGACTACTGGCAGGCGGCCTGCGACTATATTCGCGCCCATGACAACGTCTGGCGCGCGGCGCTTCATCCCTAG